The following nucleotide sequence is from Agromyces sp. SYSU T00194.
GGCGGCGGACCTCGACGGCGACGGTCGCGCCGAGATCCTCGGGCGCGGCCATGACGGCATGACCGTGTACGGGTTCGAAGGCGGGGCGTGGGTGCACCTGTCGTCGTCCGGACCGTTCACGAACGCCGACCACTGGGACGACGCGAAGTACTACCGCACGATCCAGACGGCCGACCTCGACGGCGACCGGCAGGCCGAGTTGATCGGACGTGACGCCGGCGGACTGCACGTGTACGCGTTCGGCGACCAGGACGGCGCGGCGGGCAGCGGCGCGTGGATCACGCTGCCGACGGCGTTCGACTTCAACGACAACTTCGGCTGGGGCGATGCGTCCAACTACCTCACTATCCAGGGTGCCGACGTCGACGGCGACGGCCGCGACGAGGTGATCGGGCGCACGAGCACCACCATGGCGGTCTACGGGCTCTCGCCGAGCAGCTACACCTGGTCGAACGAGCAGCAAGTCGCCGGCCCTGGGTTCACGAACGCCCTCGGCTGGAACCACGCACGGCACTACGACACGATCCAGGTGGTCGACGTGGACGGGGTGACCCTCAACGGTCAGCCGGGCTCGGCGAACGCGTCGCGTGCCGATCTGATCGGGCGCGGGCCGAACGGCATCCAGACCTACCGGTTCGACGCGAAGGCCGGCAGCTGGACATCGCCGACGGCGACGTTCCCGACCTGGACAGGCACCGCGCAGACGGTCTACGAGATCATCAGCCACGCGCTCGACGTGACCACCGACGACATCCGCACGGTCTACGACACCGACGCGGGGGCGCTCGGCGACTGGGCTACCGACGCCGCGAAGCTCGAACCGCCGGTCGGCATCCCGGTCTCGACGTGGCAGCAGGTGCAGGACCAGGTCGTGCAGGAGCTGAAATGGGCGAAGAACGTGGCCGAGGCCACCGCGAACCGCACGGACCTCATCACCGAGGTGACCGCGCTGAAGGGCAGTGACACGACTGCCTCGTACCTCGACTACGACACGTCGACGTCGAACGACTCACAGCTGGCCGCGAACCTGCTCGTGCTGCTAGCGGGTTTCGCCGATGCCGCATCCAACCTCGGTGCACCGGGACTGCAGGTCGCGCTCGGCTCGCTCGACGCCGCGGCCTCGTTCGGCGCCTCGGAGGGGCAGAACGCGTCGGCCTCGTTCGAGGGGACCTACCTGGAGCTCAAGAGCGCGATCGAGGGCTGGTGGGGCACCGCGGAGACCGCGAACGAAGCGGCGAAGGCGGCCGTCGTGGCCGACTACGGGCTGCTGAGCACCGTCGGTGAGCTCTACGGCAACGGCACCTGGCCGCAGTTCGGGAAGGGCGATCCCGGGTGGGCGGCCGCCGTGGACGCGAACGCGCGCGGCTACTCCATCTGGGTGTGGCAGACGGTCACGCCGTCCCTGCCGCAGCCGTGCGAGTTCCTGGCGATCTGCGCCGGGTGGATCGTGGGCGAGTGCACGGTTGACTACTGCCTCCACCACGAGGACGGCTACGACTACACGCTGCGGGTCTCGACCTGCCAGCTGCCGTCCAATTGCCCGAACTACGACAAGGACTCCTTCTCGCAGCACGTCACGGTCGGGCACAAGCTGATCGAGAACTCGTTGCTGAAGCAGCTCGTCGACCCAGTCTCCGACGGCTGCCTGTCGAGTTGGAGGCCGGAGGAGTGTCACTTCGGTGTCTCGTCGCTCGACGTGATCGTCGGGCTCGACGGGTGGCCCTACTCCTGCAGCGCGTGGAGCAATGCGGGCGACCACTTCCTCCCGGCGAAATTCTGCTCGAACCTCGAGACCGTGCGCGAGCGGTACGGCTCGCGCGAGTAGCGGGCCGGCGCGTCGGCGCGCACCGGCCGCACGAGGGCGGCGGGCCGTTCGACGAGGAGCTCGCGCTGCGGGCGGTGCGAAGCGTGCTCGGCGCCGCCGGTTGACGCACGCTCAGGGGCGAATCCGTCGGCAACACTTGTCGGCGATCGCGCTCGTGGGTCACACTATGGTGCAGCCGGGAACGGACCCCGGCGTCCAGAGGGGGACCCATGCACCGCGCCACGCTCCTGTCGACCGTCGTCATCGGCGGGATGCTCGCCGCGTGGACGGCGCTGCCCGCACAGGCGGCGTCCGGCGGCAATGGCGGCGGGAACGCCCTCGGTGCGACCGCTGCCCCCACGGTCGCGGCGCCCGACACGGAGCCCGCGTTCGCGCTGCCCTCGTGGGGCGACGGCCAGTGGGGCTCATCGGAGGACTACGAGACGATCCAGTCGGCCGACCTCGACGGCGACGGCGACGCCGAGCTGATCGGTCGGTCGGGCATCGGCCTCGAGGCGTGGGACTTCGACGTGACCGCCGGCCAGTGGACGCCGCTCGTCGCAGCGGGCGGGCTCGGGCTCACCGACGAGGCGGGCTGGGACCAGAAGCAGTACTACGAGACCATCGGCACCGCCGACTTCGACGGCGACGGCGCGGACGAGGTCTACACGCGCAACTGGGCGGGCATCCGGGCGGCGCGCCTCGACACCTCGTCGACCCCGGCGACCTGGGACGAGCTGCCGGACCTCGCCGAGTACACGACGACGCAGGGCTGGGACGCGCCGGAGTACTACGAGACGCTCCAGGCGGCCGACCTCGACGGCGACGGCCACGACGAGCTCTTCGGCCGCGCCGCATCGGGCATCGTGATCGCCGACTACGTCCGCGGCGGCTGGGCGATGAGCTCGTTCGCCTGGTTCTCCAACGCACAGGGGTGGGACCATCCGCAGTACTACGAGACGATCCAGGCGGCCGACCTCGACGGCGACGGCCGAGCCGAGATCGTCGGCCGCGGAACCCAGGGCCTCGAGGTCTGGGGCCTCGAGGACGGCGACTGGGTCGCCGAGGCGTCGTCGGGCCCGTTCCCGGACTCCGAGTACTGGAACCGGGAGGAGTTCTACTCGACCATCCAGACCGCCGACCTCGACGGCGACGGCGACGTCGAGGCGATCGGCCGCGGCACCAGCGGACTGCACGCCTTCGAGTTCGCCGACGCGACCGGCAAGAAGAACGGCGGCACGTGGACCGAGCTGCCGGAGCTGACCGCGATGAGCAACGGCAACGGATGGGCCGGAGCGCCGCGCCGCGCGACGATCCAGGCCGCGGACATCGACGGCGACGGGCGCGACGAGGTCATCGGGCGCGACAACCTGACCATGGTCGCGTGGGGCTTCACCGCATCGAGCAAGACCTGGGCCAACGAGCAGCTGGTCGACGGTCCGGGCTTCACCGACGCCCTCGGCTGGGACGCGGCGCCGTACTACGAGACGATCCAGGTCGTCGACGTCGACGGGTACACCGCGAGCGGCCAACCGGGCTCCTCCAACGCCTCCCGGGCCGAGCTCATCGGACGTGGTCCGAACGGCATCCAGACCTACCGCTTCGACGCGAAGGCCGGCAGCTGGACCTCGCCGTCGGCCGCGTTCCCGACCTTCACGGGCCAGGCGCTCACGGCGTACCAGGCGATCAGCGAGGCGCTCGACGTGACGACCGAGGACATCCGCAGCAGGTACGACAGCGGCGCGTCGACGCTGGGCGCATGGGCGACCGCGGTGGACGGCATCGCGCGGCCGGCAGGGGTCTCGAGCACCACGTGGCAGCAGGTGCAGGCGCAGGTCGCGCAGGAGCTCGCCTGGGCCCACGAGGTGGCGACCGCCTCGGCGAACCTCTCCGAGCTCATCGGCGTGGTCACCGAGCTGAAGGGCGACGACACCACCGCACAGCACCTCGACTACGAGACGTCCGAGTCGAACACGGCCTCGATCGCGGGCAACCTGCTCGTGATGCTCGCCGGCTTCGTCGACGCCGCCTCGAACCTCTCCGAGCCCGGCGTGATGGTCGCACTCGGCGCACTCGACTCGGCAGCCTCGTTCGCTGCGTCGGACGGGCAGAACGGCACCGCGTCGTTCGAGGGCACCTACCTCGAGCTCGAGGGCGCCATCGAGGGCTGGTGGGGCACCGCCGAGACCGCGAACGAGCAGGCGACGGCGCAGATCGTGGCCGACTACGGCCTGCTCAGCACCGTCGGCACGCTGTACGCCGACGGCACCTGGACGCAGTTCGGCCCGGGCGACCCCGGATGGGCCGCCGCCGCGAACGCCTCGGCGCGGGCGTACTCGACCTGGGTGTGGCAGACCATCACGCCCACGCTGCCGCAGCCGTGCAAGGACCTGCAGGACTGCGCGGGATGGGCCGTGGCCACGTGCGCCATCGACCACTGCATGTACCAGGACGACGGCTACGAGTACAGCCTGCGCAGCGTCGTCTGCACCGTGCCGTGGAACTGCCCGCCGTACTCCGGCGACGGCTTCGCGCAGCGGGTGCTGGTCGGCGACAGCGTCTCGAACGCGCTGATGAAGCAGCTCACCGAACCGGTGTCGGAGTCCTGCCTGGCCGGCTGGGATCCGACGACCTGCAACTTCGGCGTCTCGGGCCTCGAGATCGCCGCCGGCCTCGACGGCTGGCAGTACCGCTGCAGCTTCTACCACCCGGCGACGAGCACGTTCTTCCCGGAGGAGTTCTGCACGGCCCTCGAGGACGAGCGCGCCCTGTACGGCACCCGCGACGGCTGACGGGCGCCCTGGCGGGGCGCGGTCGCGGCCACGAGCCGGCACCGGCTCAGTCGAAGGTGACGACGACCTTCTCGGCGGCACCCGGCGTGCGCGCGAGCTGCAGTGCGTCGAGCGCGCGGTCGAACGGCAGGGTGTCACTGACGATGAGCGCGTACTTCTCCCAGTTCGCGACGATGTCGTCGGTCACCTCGAAGATCTCCGTCGGGTAGCCCATCGACCAGACGAGGTTCAGCTCGGTGGTGAGGATGCTGCCGAAGTCGAGCTCGACCGGCTGCTTGTGCACCGCCACGACGCCGAGGGTCGCACCGTGCTTGGCGAGGCCCGCGGCCGTGGCGGGCACGGACGGCGCGCCCGCCGCGTCGAGGTAGATGTCGGTGCCCGAGCGGATGCCCCGCACGAAGCCGCCCGCGCCGTCGCCGTGCAGCTCGACGAGCCGTGCCGCGAGGTCCTCCTCGGCGGAGTTCACGACGGCGTCGGCGCCGACCGCAAGCGCCTTCTCGAGGCGCGACGGCACGATGTCGACGACGACGATGTGCGCGGCGCCCTTCGAGCGGTAGCCCAGCACGGCGCCGAGGCCGATAGGGCCGGCACCGAAGACGACGACCGTGTCGCCCGGCTTCGGCTGCGTGCGGTTCACCGCGTGGAGCGCGACGGCCATGGGTTCGTTCAGGGCAGCCACGTGCCAGGGCACCTCCGGGGGGACGACCCTCAGCTGCCGGCCCGGCTGGAAGTCCCTCACCACGACGAGCTCGGTGAGCGCGCCCTGCGCGCCGCCCGAGCCGAGCAGGCCGTCGGCGAACGCCATGGTGTCGATGACGACATGGTCGCCTACGGCGACGCCGATGACGTCGGCGCCGACCTCGGCGACCTCCGCCGCGGGCTCGTGGCCGAGCGGGGTCGCCCCCTGACGGGGCGGGATGCCGCCGATGTCGGTGTACATCGCGTCGGAGCCGCAGATGCCGCAGGCACGGATGCGCAGCAGTACGTCGGACGGGCCGACCTCGGGCTGCGGAACGTCGACCCAGGCGGCGGTGCCGGGCGCGGTGACGTGGACGGACTTCATGGTGGCTCCTTCGCGTTCGGGGCCCGGCTCGCGCCCGTCGACGGATCCTCGACGGGCCTGCCGACCCACACGCGGCACGCTACGCGCTAAATCGAATTAGTAACAGCTAGGATCGGCGCCATGCCGCGCACACCCGCCGTACGCACGACCATGAAGGACGTGGCGCGGGCCAGCGGCGTCTCGCCGGCCACCGTCAGCTTCGTGCTCAACGAGACGCCCGGCCAGACCATCCCCGTGGAGACCCGCGAGCGCGTGCGGTTCCACGCCGAGCGCCTCGGCTACGTGCCGCACCGCATCGCCCGCGCGCTCCGCGAGGGCCACTCGCGCACGGTCCTGTTGAGCACCGGGTCCGTGCCCGGCGGGCATGGACTGGAGAGCTTCATCGAGGGCCTCGACCACCAGCTCGCGCGGCTCGGGCACACCCTGCTCGTCGTCCACGGGCGTCCGAGGTCGGCGGTGCCGGCGGACGTGCTGGAGGTCGTCGCGCCGCGCGCCGTGCTGGACCTCGCCGCGGCGTACCCGGTCGCACCGCCCGGGGGCGACGGCGCACGGGCGGGCGCGGACGGGCCCGGTGACCGCCCCGGCGCGGCGGCACCCGCCTGGGAGGGCGGCTGGTCCAGCGGGCTCGCCGCGCACGGCGAGACCCAGCTGCGCCACCTCGTCGCGCAGGGCCACCGGCGCATCGCCTTCGCGGTCGGCGACGACCCGACGTCGGCGATGTTCGCCGACCTGCGGCGAGCACAGCTCGAGGCATCCGCCCGCCACCTCCGCGTGGCCGCGCCCGTGCCGCTCACGCTCCCGTCGGCCGCGGGCGGACCGGCGGCGGCGGTGGGGCGGCTCGCGGAGGAGTACCCGGATGTGACGGCCGTCGCCGCGCTCGACGACGACACAGCGCTGCGCCTGCTCGCCGGCATGGCCGATCGGGGCCTCCGGGCGCCCGACGACCTCGCCGTCATCGGCTTCAACGAGGGGCTGCACGGCGCGCTCTGGCGACCGGCGCTCACCACCGTGCGCATCGATGCCGAGGCGTACGGCCGACGGGTCGCCCATCAACTCCTCGACCTCGAGCCGCCCGCGTGGTCGGCTCCGCCGTCGCGGGTGGTCGTGCGCGACACCGCCTGAGCGATATCCGGGGCAGGATGGGGAGGTGCCCCAGACCAGCGACGCCCGCGCCGAGCTCGCGGCGCTGTGCGCCCGGGGGCTCGCCTGGCATCCGATGATGACCCCGGCGGCGACCGATGACGCGCCGCCGCGCCCGGCCGCCGTGCTGGTGCTGTTCGGGGTGCTCGACGCCGCCGAGGCCCGTACGCCCGGCGCCTCGCAGGTCGCGGCCGACCTCGACGTGCTGCTGCTGCGGCGCGCGGCGACGCTGGGCAGCCACGCCGGGCAGGTCGCGTTCCCGGGCGGGCGGTTCGAGGCATCCGACAGCGGGGCCATCGACTGCGCGGTGCGCGAGGCGGTCGAGGAGACCGGGCTCGACCCGGCCGGCGTCGAGCCGCTCGGCACGCTGCCGTCGATCTCGATGCCGGTCAGCAACCACGTGGTCACGCCGGTGCCGGCGTGGTGGACCCGCCCGTCGGAGGTCGTCGCCGTCGACCACGCCGAGTCGGTCGACGTGTTCCGCGTGCCGGTGGCCGACCTGCTGCATCCGTCGAACCGGGGGAGCACCGAGCACTCGGTCGGCGGGCGGAGCTGGCGCGCGCCCGCGTTCACCGTCGGCGGCAACGTCGTCTGGGGCTTCACCGCGTTCGTGCTCGCGTCGATGTTCGACGAGCTCGGCTGGTCGGAGCCGTGGGACGCCGGGCGCATCGTGGAGCGCGACGACCTCGACCGCTGACCGGCGAGGGCGGCGCGCCCGACGGCGCTCCGGGGGTTCTCCCGATTGCCCACCGATCGAGCCGGCTGGAAGGCTTGCGGCGTGGACCACCAGAACCCAGGGCATCCCCAGCAGACCAGGCTCGTCATCGGCGCAGGCCCCATCGGGGCCGGCCTCGCCGCGCACCTCGCCGAGGCGGGTGACCGCGTGCGGCTGCTCAGCCGGTCGGGCCGCGGCCCGGAGCATCCGTCGATCGAGAGGGTCGCGGTCGATGCGACGGATGCCGCTGCGCTCACGTCCGCCGCGGCCGGCACGGCGACGATCTTCAACTGCGCCAACCCCGGTTCGTACGAGCACTGGGAGCGGGAGTGGCCGCCGCTCGCCCAGGCGATCCTGGCCGCCGCCGAGGCATCGGGCGCGGTGCTCGTGACGTTCGGCAACCTGTACGGCTACGGCGCTCCCGACGGGCCGATGACGCGGGCGACCCCGCTGCGGCCGAACGACCACAAGGGTGCGCTGCGGGCGCGCATGTGGGCGGACGCGCTCGCCGCCCACGAGGCGGGGCGGGTGCGGGCGACCGAGGTGCGCGCCACCGACTACCTCGGGCCGACCGAGCCGACCACGAACGGCATGCTGCCGCGCTATGCGAACGACACCCTGCGCGGGCGCCCGGCCAGCGTGTTCACCGACGTCGACCAGCCGCACTCGTGGGCGTACGACGGCGACATCGTGCGCACCCTCGCGGCGGTCGCCGACGACGCGCGCGCGTGGGGCTCGGCTTGGATCGTGCCGACGAACCCGCCCATGACGATGCGGGAGCTGCTGCGCGAGCTCGGCTCGGTCGTCGGTACGGGCGAGCCGCGGCTGCGGCGCGTGCCCCGGTGGCAGCTCGCCGCGCTCGGGGCCGTCGTGCCGGTCGTGCGGGAACTGCGCGGCGTCGCCTACCAGTTCGATGCCCCGTTCGTGTCCGACGGGTCGGAGACGACCGATCGCTTCGGCATCGCGCCGACGCCGTGGGAGGACGTGCTGCCCCCGACTGCGCGCGCGTGGCACGAGCGCGCTCGCCGACTGATCGTGGTCGGCGCGGAGTATCCGACGCCGCAGAATTGAGGGGTGACCATCTCGATCACCGAAGGCGACCTCGCCGACCCGCGCGTGCTGCGCCTGCTCGACGACCACCTCGCCGACATGCACGCGACGTCGCCGCCCGAGAGCGTGCACGCCCTCGACGTGGCCGGCCTGCGGGCGCCGGGCATGACCTTCTGGGCGCTCGCCGACGGCGACGCGATGCTCGGCTGCGTCGCGCTGAAGGAGCTCGACCCCGCACACGGCGAGCTCAAGTCGATGCGCACCGATGCCGCGGCGCGCGGCAGGGGACTGGGGCGGATGCTGCTGGAGCACGTCATCGCCGAGGCCGAGCGCCGCGGCTACTCGCGCCTCAGCCTCGAGACCGGCGTGGAGGACTTCTTCGCGCCGGCGCGCACCCTCTATGCCCGCTTCGGGTTCGTCGAGTGCGGCCCGTTCGACGCCTACAGGCCCGACCCGAACAGCGTGTTCATGACGCGGGAACTCGTTCGGCCCGCTGCCTGAGCGCCAGGAAGCCCACGGTCGCGGTGGCCGCCGCCAGCAGGAGCAGTGGCGCGTTGAGCACGAGCACCTCGGGTTCCATGCGCACCAGGTGCAGTGCGGCCGCCGCCAGCTGCACGAGGGCGAGCAGCGCGGCCGAGAGCGGGCCGAGCAGCACGGCGACGCCCGTGAGCATCGGCAGGATCAAGCCGATGGCGCCGGCGAGCTCGAGCATGCCGATCGTGATGAGCAGCGCGTCGGGCAGCACCTCGGCGGCCGCGACGCCGGCCGCCACCAGGTCGGCCTTCGACATGGCGAGCTGGCTCACGCCGGCGAGCACGTAGACGAGGGCGAGCGGGGTGGCGAGGATCCAGTAGGCGATGAGCATCGGCGGCCCCAAGCGGCGTCGGTGGTGCGTGGAGGTGGTGCGATCGGCACCATTGGAGCATCCGGGTGCTGAGGCGTGCTCGGGTTCTCCACAGGCGGGCATCCGTCGAGAACGCACCGGCGGGCGGGAGCGCGTCCGCGGCCCGACGTGGCGGGTGCTCAGGCGCCGCGCCACCACCACTGCGCGGAGACCGCGAGCACGCCGCGCGCGATGTCGTCGGCGTCGCCGGTCGCCCCGCCGAGCAGCCAGTGCTCGATCGCGCCGACGGTGCCGGCGGCGCCGTAGGCGGCATACAGGGCGTAGAGCGCGTCGCCGGCGAGCTCGCCGTCGGGCACGGGCGCGACCTCTGGGTGCTCCGCGAGGTAGGCGCGCAGCGGCACCTCGACGTGTTCGAGCAGCATCAGCCGCACCTCGGCGGCGAGGCGGGGCGCCAGGGCGTGCAGGTACACCGCCCGATGCCGGGCGACGTGTGCGAGCAGCGCGCGCTCGGCGATCTCGAAGCGCTCGCGGTCGGTGCCGCGCGCGGCCGCGAACTCGGCCACGGAGACGTCGAGCTCCGCTCCGAGCGCCTGGGCCAGCAGGTCGCCGACGCCGGTGGCGTGGCGGTAGAACGTGTCGCGGCTGATGCCGGCGGCACGCGCGGCGTCGGTGACGGAGACGTCGGCGAGGGGCATCCGCTCGACCAGCTCGAGCACGGCCGAGCGCAATGCCTGCCGTGTGCGTGCCTGCCTGGGGTCCATCGCGTCCATCCTGCCGGGTCGGCGTGCGCGCCCGTGCACTCGAACTATAGGACAAATGTCAGATAGTGACGTACGATAGCTGCTCGGTGTGCCCAGCGCGGCGCACATCGACACGAAAGGACACCCCCACATGCGAGCAGCCGTCTTCCACGCCCAGGAGGATCTCCGGATCGAGGACGTCGCCGAGCCCACGCCCGGACCCGGGCAGGTGAAGCTCCAGAACGCCTACGCCGGCATCTGCGGCTCCGACCTGCACGTCTACTACGCCCCCGAGGCCGCCGGCCTCGACCTGGACAACCCGCACCCCGTCACCGGTGCGACGCTCCCGCAGATCCTCGGCCATGAGTTCTCCGGCACCGTCGTCGAGCTCGGCGAGGGCGTCGAGGGCGTCAGTGTCGGCGACCGCGTCGCCGTCTGGCCCATCTACTCCTGCGGCACCTGCGCCGCCTGCCGCAAGGGCGCCGTGAACGCGTGCCGCACCATCGGCTTCCACGGCCTCATGTCCGACGGCGGCGGCATGGCCGAGTACACCACCGTCGACGCCTCGAAGCTGCACGTGCTGCCCGAGAATGTCGACCTGAAGCTCGGCGCGCTCGTCGAGCCGATGGCCGTCGCCTGGCACGCCGTCGCGCGCTCCGGCGTGAAGGCCGGCGAGACCGCCCTCATCGCGGGCGCCGGCCCGATCGGCATCGGCGTCTGGTTCGCGCTGAAGGCGCAGGGCATCGAGCGCGTGCTCGTCTCCGAGCCGAGCCCCGAGCGTCGTGCGGCGATCGCCGCCCTCGGCGCCAGTGTCGTCGACCCGGTGAACGAGGACCTCGGCGCGGCGGTCGACGCACTGACCGGCGGCGACGGCGTGGCCGCGGGCTTCGACGCCGCGGGCGTCGGCGTGGCCGTCTCGTCGGTGCTCGCGAACCTCGGTCCGCTCGGCCGCATGGTCATCGTGGCCCTGCACGAGCGCACGATGGACTTCTTCCCGACCCAGCTGGTCATGGGCGAGACCGAGGTCGTCGGCGCGCTCGGCTACACCCAGGCCGACTTCGACGCCGTGATCGCCGCGATGGCCGAGGGGCACTACGACACCACTGGCTGGGTCGGCGAGACCGGCCTCGACGGCGTGCTCGGCGCGATCGGCGACCTGCGCCAGGGCCGCGGCATGAAGGTGCTGGTCTCCAGCGCCGTGTAGCCGCGCTGCGTCCGCTCGACGGGCCGCTCCCACCTCGGGGGTGGCCCGTTCGTCGTCGGCGCGCCCCGTTCGTCGTCGGCGCGCGCCGACGCACGGCTGGTGCGCGAATCGTGGCTGTGCGAGACGGTCGCCACACTTCACGCACCAGCGGCGTGATGACGTCGTGCTGCCGGTGCGCGAACCGCGGTGAACCGAGGGCCACGCCACGGATTGCGCACCAGCACGGCGGTGGTCGGGCGGGTCAGGCGGTCAGGGCGAGGTCGGCGTCGAGGAGCTCGAGCACGAGGGCGGCGGATGCGGCGGAGGCGTCGCCCGTGATCGCGGAGACGACCCACTGGGGAGCCGGCGCGGCGAGCGGCCGCACGGCGAGCCCCGCGGCCTGCGGCTTCGATGCGACGTGCTGCGGCACGAGCGCGATGCCGAGCCCGCGTTGCACGAGGTCGATGAGCGTGTGCACGTCGTTGACCGCGCAGCGCACGTGGCGCACCACCCCGGATGCGGCCGCGGCGTCGTCGCTCACCGAGCGCACCGCCCACGACTGCTGGAAGTCGACGAAGTCCTCACCGCGCAGGTCGTTCCACTCGACCACGTCGCGCGAGGCGAGCGGATGCTGCGGGGGAGCGAGCAGCACCATCGGGCGCCGTCCGAGCTCGTGGTGCACCACGCGCGAGCCGAGGTCGTCGCCCGCGACGAACGCGAGGTCGACACCGCCGGACGCCACTGCCGCGACGAGGTCGCGCGACCCCGCCTGCGTGAACTCGATGTCGACGAGGGGGTAGCGACGGCGCACCCGTTCGAGCAGCGCGTTCACGTCGACGAACCCGAGGCACTGCTCGGCGCCGATGCGCAGGCTCCCCGAGAGCTCGTGCGTCGCGCGGAGCACCGCGTCGCGTGCGGCCGCGGCCTGCGAGAGCATGCTCCGCGCGTGGGGGAGCAGGGCGAGCCCCGCCTCGGTCGGCTCGACGCGCCGGGTGGTGCGGTGGAAGAGCGGGGTGCCGAGCTCGTCCTCGAGCCCGCGGATCGCCGCCGAGAGGCCCGACTGGGAGACCCCGCACGCCGCTGCCGCACGCGTGAACTGCTGCTCGTCGGCGAGTGCCACGAGGTACTCCATCTGCCGGAGATCCATCTATCCGCATTCCTTCTGAATCGCATGAGGAGTAGTTGTTGGACTTCTAGCCTGCCGCGTCCTAGCGTGAGAGCGCAACCGTCTACGAGAGGACGCACACGTGCAGCACCGCACCATCGGCACCCGTTCCGTCAGCGCCGTCGGACTCGGCGCCATGCCCATGTCGATCGAGGGTCGCCCCGACGAGGCGCGCGCGATCGCCACCATCCACGCCGCGCTCGACGCCGGGGTCACGCTCATCGACACCGCCGACGCCTACCACCTCCACGCCGACGAGGTCGGCCACAACGAGGAGCTCATCGCCCGCGCGCTCGCGAGCTACGGCAGCGACACCTCCGGCGTGCTCGTCGCGACCAAGGGCGGCCACCTGCGCCCGGGCGACGGCAGCTGGACCCAGGACGGACGCCCGGAGTACCTGAAGGAGGCCGCGAAGGCATCCGCCCGTCGACTCGGCGTCGACGCCATCGGCCTGTACCAGTTCCACCGGCCCGACCCGACCGTGCCCTACGCCGATTCGGTCGGCGCCGTGCGCGAGCTGCTCGACGAGGGCGTCATCGAGCTGGCCGGCATCTCGAACGCGAGCGTCGCCCAGATCGACGAGGCGAACGAGATCCTCGGCGGCCGGCTCGTGTCGGTGCAGAACCAGTTCTCCCCGCGGTTCCGGTCGAGCCTCGTCGAGCTGGAGCACTGCGCCGCGCTCGGCATCGCATTCCTGCCGTGGTCGCCGCTCGGCGGCATCCAGCGCGCCGCTGCGGTCGGCACGCACCACGACGCCTTCCAGCGGGTCGCCGACGCGCACGGCGTCAGCCCGCAGCGCGTCGCCCTCGCCTGGGAGCTCGCGCTCGCACCCGTCGTGATCCCGATCCCCGGCGCCTCCCGGCCCGAGAGCATCGTCGACTCGGTCGGTGCGGCCGAGCTGCAGCTCACGGCCGACGAGGTCGGCCTGCTCTCGGCGGAGGCCGAGGCGGCCGCGGCCTGACCGGAAGACGCCACGCGCGGGCGTCGCCCGACCGCGGCGACCGGGCCCGCACGGGGCATCCGTCACCATCACCCGCTGCGACCCGCCCGCGGCATCCGTCACCCCCATCACACCCACACCATCGCGAAGGAGCGACCCATGAAGACCATCCCGTTCGCCGGCGGGGCACTCGACGTGCCCAACATCGTGCTCGGCATGATGCGCATCGAC
It contains:
- a CDS encoding FG-GAP repeat domain-containing protein; the protein is MYRTTASAIFIAGLLATIAVAPAQAAPGGNGNGNGNAGSGGNGNAGSGGNGNGNAGSGGNGNALGKDPAPAVAAPDTEPVFALPSWGDGLWGSSENYETIQSGDLDGDGDGELIGRSVRGVEAWNFDQAAGQWTPIVTSNSLDWSDSEGWDQKQYYETIGTADVDGDGVDEIYTRTYAGVQAVRLLPAGSLTDASWQDLPLLDEFTTPQGWDLPQYYTTIQAADLDGDGDDEIFGRGAGAVVIADFAGGSWHISSLGHFTDSGGWGAAEYYSTIQAADLDGDGRAEILGRGHDGMTVYGFEGGAWVHLSSSGPFTNADHWDDAKYYRTIQTADLDGDRQAELIGRDAGGLHVYAFGDQDGAAGSGAWITLPTAFDFNDNFGWGDASNYLTIQGADVDGDGRDEVIGRTSTTMAVYGLSPSSYTWSNEQQVAGPGFTNALGWNHARHYDTIQVVDVDGVTLNGQPGSANASRADLIGRGPNGIQTYRFDAKAGSWTSPTATFPTWTGTAQTVYEIISHALDVTTDDIRTVYDTDAGALGDWATDAAKLEPPVGIPVSTWQQVQDQVVQELKWAKNVAEATANRTDLITEVTALKGSDTTASYLDYDTSTSNDSQLAANLLVLLAGFADAASNLGAPGLQVALGSLDAAASFGASEGQNASASFEGTYLELKSAIEGWWGTAETANEAAKAAVVADYGLLSTVGELYGNGTWPQFGKGDPGWAAAVDANARGYSIWVWQTVTPSLPQPCEFLAICAGWIVGECTVDYCLHHEDGYDYTLRVSTCQLPSNCPNYDKDSFSQHVTVGHKLIENSLLKQLVDPVSDGCLSSWRPEECHFGVSSLDVIVGLDGWPYSCSAWSNAGDHFLPAKFCSNLETVRERYGSRE
- a CDS encoding zinc-dependent alcohol dehydrogenase, producing MKSVHVTAPGTAAWVDVPQPEVGPSDVLLRIRACGICGSDAMYTDIGGIPPRQGATPLGHEPAAEVAEVGADVIGVAVGDHVVIDTMAFADGLLGSGGAQGALTELVVVRDFQPGRQLRVVPPEVPWHVAALNEPMAVALHAVNRTQPKPGDTVVVFGAGPIGLGAVLGYRSKGAAHIVVVDIVPSRLEKALAVGADAVVNSAEEDLAARLVELHGDGAGGFVRGIRSGTDIYLDAAGAPSVPATAAGLAKHGATLGVVAVHKQPVELDFGSILTTELNLVWSMGYPTEIFEVTDDIVANWEKYALIVSDTLPFDRALDALQLARTPGAAEKVVVTFD
- a CDS encoding FG-GAP repeat domain-containing protein, which translates into the protein MHRATLLSTVVIGGMLAAWTALPAQAASGGNGGGNALGATAAPTVAAPDTEPAFALPSWGDGQWGSSEDYETIQSADLDGDGDAELIGRSGIGLEAWDFDVTAGQWTPLVAAGGLGLTDEAGWDQKQYYETIGTADFDGDGADEVYTRNWAGIRAARLDTSSTPATWDELPDLAEYTTTQGWDAPEYYETLQAADLDGDGHDELFGRAASGIVIADYVRGGWAMSSFAWFSNAQGWDHPQYYETIQAADLDGDGRAEIVGRGTQGLEVWGLEDGDWVAEASSGPFPDSEYWNREEFYSTIQTADLDGDGDVEAIGRGTSGLHAFEFADATGKKNGGTWTELPELTAMSNGNGWAGAPRRATIQAADIDGDGRDEVIGRDNLTMVAWGFTASSKTWANEQLVDGPGFTDALGWDAAPYYETIQVVDVDGYTASGQPGSSNASRAELIGRGPNGIQTYRFDAKAGSWTSPSAAFPTFTGQALTAYQAISEALDVTTEDIRSRYDSGASTLGAWATAVDGIARPAGVSSTTWQQVQAQVAQELAWAHEVATASANLSELIGVVTELKGDDTTAQHLDYETSESNTASIAGNLLVMLAGFVDAASNLSEPGVMVALGALDSAASFAASDGQNGTASFEGTYLELEGAIEGWWGTAETANEQATAQIVADYGLLSTVGTLYADGTWTQFGPGDPGWAAAANASARAYSTWVWQTITPTLPQPCKDLQDCAGWAVATCAIDHCMYQDDGYEYSLRSVVCTVPWNCPPYSGDGFAQRVLVGDSVSNALMKQLTEPVSESCLAGWDPTTCNFGVSGLEIAAGLDGWQYRCSFYHPATSTFFPEEFCTALEDERALYGTRDG